In one window of Camelina sativa cultivar DH55 chromosome 15, Cs, whole genome shotgun sequence DNA:
- the LOC104746100 gene encoding uncharacterized protein LOC104746100, translated as MASWKKTIATPFKKAATFFNQPQESPKKGSRGGRMDAKAREEHEKRMVQELQGEVMACGYDDVLVMWSILDKSNSSNNLTA; from the coding sequence atggcaTCATGGAAGAAAACAATAGCAACACCATTCAAGAAAGCGGCAACATTCTTCAACCAACCGCAAGAATCACCAAAGAAGGGTTCCCGCGGTGGAAGAATGGATGCGAAAGCGAGGGAAGAACACGAGAAGAGAATGGTTCAAGAGCTTCAAGGAGAAGTCATGGCTTGTGGATATGACGACGTTCTCGTCATGTGGTCTATTCTTGACAAATCTAACTCCTCCAATAACCTCACTGCTTAA
- the LOC104746107 gene encoding cation/H(+) antiporter 19 isoform X1, whose translation MAGTNVTGSCPGPMKATSNGAFQNESPLDFALPLIILQIVLVVVFTRLLAYILKPLKQPRVIAEIIGGILLGPSALGRSKVYLDTIFPKKSLTVLDTLANIGLLFFLFLVGLELDFAAIRKTGKKSMLIAVAGISLPFILGVGTSFVLSATISKGVHQLPFIVFMGVALSITAFPVLARILAELKLLTTDIGRMAMSAAGVNDVVAWILLALAIAVSGDDSSPLVSVWVLLCGSGFVIFAVVAIKPLLAYMGRRCPEGEPVKELYVCVTLTLVLSASFVTDTIGIHALFGAFVIGIVTPKEGPFCRVLTEKIEDLVSGLLLPLYFAASGLKTDVTTIRGGVSWGLLVLVIITTCFGKIFGTVGAAMLCKVPFREAMALGFLMNTKGLVELIVLNIGKDRKVLNDQAFAILVLMALFTTFITTPIVIAIYKPARKGAPYKHKTIQRKDHDSELRILACFHSTRNIPTLINLIESSRGTGKKGRLCVYAMHMMELSERSSAIAMVHKARNNGLPIWNKIERSTDQMVIAFEAYQHLRAVAVRPMTAISDLTSIHKDIITSAHQKRVAMILLPFHKHQRADGTMESIGHGFHEVNNRILQRAPCSVGILVDRGLGGPSQVVASEVAYKVVVPFFGGLDDREALAYGMKMVEHPGITLTVLKFVAAKGTLKTFETSAPDEKEKKEKETDEEFVKELMNDPRGKESLSYEERVVESKDDINATLKSMNKCNLFVVGRTAAVVSLVHSTDCPELGPVGRLLSSSEFSTTASVLVVQGYDPAADTRPLVEEDANYDQSSRDISDTTV comes from the exons ATGGCAGGCACCAATGTTACAGGGAGTTGCCCGGGTCCGATGAAGGCAACCTCAAATGGAGCCTTCCAAAACGAAAGCCCTCTTGATTTCGCGCTTCCTCTGATCATCCTACAGATCGTCTTGGTGGTTGTGTTCACAAGGCTGCTGGCTTACATTCTTAAACCTCTCAAACAGCCTCGAGTCATTGCTGAGATCATT GGAGGAATACTGCTTGGACCTTCCGCACTGGGACGAAGCAAGGTGTATCTTGACACCATATTCCCAAAGAAGAGCTTGACCGTTTTAGACACACTCGCCAACATCGGtcttctgtttttcttgttcctCGTTGGGCTTGAGCTCGACTTTGCAGCGATCAGAAAAACAGGAAAGAAATCAATGTTGATAGCCGTAGCTGGGATCTCACTTCCTTTTATACTCGGTGTAGGAACATCTTTTGTTCTCAGTGCTACCATAAGCAAAGGAGTCCATCAGCTTCCTTTTATTGTCTTCATGGGTGTTGCCTTATCAATCACTGCCTTTCCTGTGCTTGCTCGTATCCTAGCTGAGCTAAAGCTTCTAACAACCGACATTGGACGTATGGCTATGTCAGCAGCAGGGGTGAACGATGTTGTAGCTTGGATACTCCTTGCGCTTGCTATTGCTGTCTCAGGAGATGACTCTTCTCCGCTTGTATCTGTTTGGGTTCTTCTTTGTGGATCTGGATTTGTGATATTTGCAGTTGTGGCAATCAAACCTCTGCTTGCTTATATGGGTAGACGCTGTCCTGAGGGAGAACCTGTGAAGGAACTCTATGTTTGTGTCACTCTAACCTTGGTTTTATCAGCAAGCTTTGTGACAGACACTATTGGGATACACGCGCTTTTCGGGGCGTTTGTGATAGGAATAGTAACTCCTAAAGAAGGACCATTTTGCAGAGTTTTGACAGAGAAGATAGAGGATCTGGTCTCGGGGCTTCTTCTACCGCTGTATTTTGCGGCTAGCGGTCTCAAAACTGATGTAACAACTATCAGAGGAGGGGTGTCATGGGGACTTCTAGTTCTCGTCATAATCACCACTTGTTTCGGTAAGATTTTTGGAACCGTTGGGGCCGCCATGCTCTGCAAGGTTCCTTTCAGAGAAGCCATGGCACTTGGATTCCTTATGAACACCAAAGGTTTAGTAGAGCTCATTGTTCTTAACATTGGCAAGGACCGGAAG GTGCTGAATGATCAAGCATTTGCGATCTTAGTCCTAATGGCATTGTTCACAACCTTCATTACAACTCCGATTGTGATAGCGATATACAAGCCTGCAAGAAAAGGAGCACCATACAAGCACAAAACCATCCAAAGGAAAGATCATGATTCTGAGCTACGGATACTTGCTTGCTTCCACAGTACCCGCAAC ATCCCAACATTGATCAATCTGATTGAATCATCAAGAGGAACAGGCAAAAAGGGACGCCTCTGCGTATACGCGATGCATATGATGGAGCTTTCTGAACGGTCATCAGCAATCGCAATGGTTCACAAAGCTCGGAACAACGGACTCCCAATCTGGAACAAGATAGAGAGATCAACAGATCAGATGGTGATTGCCTTCGAGGCTTACCAGCATCTAAGGGCTGTAGCGGTTAGACCCATGACTGCAATATCTGACCTCACTAGCATCCACAAAGACATAATCACAAGCGCGCATCAGAAACGAGTAGCAATGATACTGCTTCCGTTTCACAAGCATCAGAGAGCGGATGGAACAATGGAGTCAATCGGACATGGGTTCCATGAAGTGAACAACCGGATCTTACAACGAGCTCCTTGCTCAGTTGGGATTCTTGTAGACAGAGGACTCGGAGGACCATCCCAGGTTGTAGCCAGCGAAGTGGCTTATAAAGTTGTGGTTCCATTCTTCGGAGGCTTGGACGACAGAGAAGCTCTCGCCTACGGTATGAAAATGGTGGAGCATCCAGGAATCACACTAACCGTTCTCAAATTTGTAGCTGCGAAAGGAACATTGAAGACATTTGAGACGAGTGCGCCCGacgaaaaggagaaaaaagaaaaagagactgATGAAGAGTTTGTGAAGGAGTTGATGAATGATCCAAGAGGAAAGGAGTCCTTGTCTTACGAGGAAAGAGTTGTTGAGAGCAAAGACGATATCAACGCGACGCTCAAGTCGATGAACAAATGCAATCTCTTCGTCGTTGGAAGAACTGCAGCTGTTGTGTCGTTGGTTCACAGTACGGATTGTCCGGAGTTAGGACCAGTTGGCCGTTTGTTGTCTTCATCAGAGTTTTCCACCACTGCGTCGGTGCTCGTTGTTCAGGGATACGATCCAGCAGCAGATACACGGCCGCTCGTTGAGGAAGATGCTAATTACGACCAGTCTTCCAGAGACATTTCTGACACTACCGTGTGA
- the LOC104746106 gene encoding rhomboid-like protein 14, mitochondrial, translating to MANFGEGRRSGGGMLPLLALSAVAEYYRLPWKPPVTASLLAANTLVYLRPALIDPVIPHISEVWFNPHLIFKHKDLKRLFLSAFYHVNEPHLVYNMMSLLWKGIKLETSMGSTEFASMVFALIGMSQGVTLLLAKSLLFFCDYERAYYNEYSVGFSGVLFALKVVLNSQAEDYSSVYGILVPTKYAAWAELVLVQMFVPNASFLGHLGGILAGILYMKLKGSYSGSDPVTLAVRGVTRLVTWPLRFLNGMVRSRRRRITGRGRVGRGETGIAGPGIWRCQSCTYDNSGWLSACEMCGSGRARGNGWSLNQGPALSSSNDLPIDELRRRRVERFS from the exons ATGGCGAATTTTGGTGAAGGGAGAAGAAGTGGAGGAGGGATGTTACCGCTTCTCGCTCTAAGCGCCGTCGCGGAATACTATAGACTGCCGTGGAAACCACCGGTGACGGCGAGTCTTCTTGCCGCGAACACTCTCGTCTATCTCAGACCTGCTTTGATCGATCCCGTTATACCTCACATCAGTGAGGTCTGGTTCAATCCTCACCTCATCTTCAAG CATAAGGATTTGAAACGTTTGTTTCTATCAGCGTTCTACCATGTAAACGAGCCTCACTTAGTATACAACATGATGTCACTTCTCTGGAAAGGTATCAAGCTCGAGACATCTATGGGAAGCACTGAGTTTGCTTCTATGGTTTTTGCACTTATTGGTATGTCCCAAGGAGTCACTTTGCTCTTAGCCAAAtcgcttctcttcttctgcgaCTACGAAAGAGCTTATTACAACGAGTACTCTGTTGGATTCTCTGGTGTTCTCTTTGCTTTGAAAGTTGTTCTTAATTCTCAGGCTGAGGATTACTCCAGTGTTTATGGTATCTTGGTTCCGACAAAGTATGCTGCTTGGGCAGAACTTGTTCTGGTGCAGATGTTTGTACCTAATGCTTCGTTTCTTGGGCATTTGGGTGGGATCCTTGCTGGTATTCTCTATATGAAGCTCAAGGGTTCTTACTCGGGATCTGATCCAGTCACTCTGGCGGTTAGAGGTGTGACACGACTAGTGACTTGGCCATTGAGGTTTTTGAATGGTATGGTTAGGTCTCGGAGAAGAAGGATTACAGGGAGAGGAAGAGTGGGTAGAGGCGAGACTGGGATAGCCGGACCTGGTATTTGGAGATGTCAGTCGTGTACATATGACAATTCTGGTTGGTTAAGTGCTTGCGAGATGTGTGGCtctggacgagctagaggaaatGGATGGTCACTTAATCAGGGACCAGCATTGTCTTCTTCTAATGATCTCCCTATAGATGAGCTGCGCCGTCGAAGAGTTGAAAGGTTTAGTTGA
- the LOC104746107 gene encoding cation/H(+) antiporter 19 isoform X2 gives MAGTNVTGSCPGPMKATSNGAFQNESPLDFALPLIILQIVLVVVFTRLLAYILKPLKQPRVIAEIIGGILLGPSALGRSKVYLDTIFPKKSLTVLDTLANIGLLFFLFLVGLELDFAAIRKTGKKSMLIAVAGISLPFILGVGTSFVLSATISKGVHQLPFIVFMGVALSITAFPVLARILAELKLLTTDIGRMAMSAAGVNDVVAWILLALAIAVSGDDSSPLVSVWVLLCGSGFVIFAVVAIKPLLAYMGRRCPEGEPVKELYVCVTLTLVLSASFVTDTIGIHALFGAFVIGIVTPKEGPFCRVLTEKIEDLVSGLLLPLYFAASGLKTDVTTIRGGVSWGLLVLVIITTCFGKIFGTVGAAMLCKVPFREAMALGFLMNTKGLVELIVLNIGKDRKVLNDQAFAILVLMALFTTFITTPIVIAIYKPARKGAPYKHKTIQRKDHDSELRILACFHSTRNIPTLINLIESSRGTGKKGRLCVYAMHMMELSERSSAIAMVHKARNNGLPIWNKIERSTDQMVIAFEAYQHLRAVAVRPMTAISDLTSIHKDIITSAHQKRVAMILLPFHKHQRADGTMESIGHGFHEVNNRILQRAPCSVGILVDRGLGGPSQVVASEVAYKVVVPFFGGLDDREALAYGMKMVEHPGITLTVLKFVAAKGTLKTFETSAPDEKEKKEKETDEEFVKELMNDPRGKESLSYEERVVESKDDINATLKSMNKCNLFVVGRTAAVVSLVHSTDCPELGPVGRLLSSSEFSTTASVLVVQGYDPAADTRPLVEEDANYDQSSRDISDTTV, from the exons ATGGCAGGCACCAATGTTACAGGGAGTTGCCCGGGTCCGATGAAGGCAACCTCAAATGGAGCCTTCCAAAACGAAAGCCCTCTTGATTTCGCGCTTCCTCTGATCATCCTACAGATCGTCTTGGTGGTTGTGTTCACAAGGCTGCTGGCTTACATTCTTAAACCTCTCAAACAGCCTCGAGTCATTGCTGAGATCATT GGAGGAATACTGCTTGGACCTTCCGCACTGGGACGAAGCAAGGTGTATCTTGACACCATATTCCCAAAGAAGAGCTTGACCGTTTTAGACACACTCGCCAACATCGGtcttctgtttttcttgttcctCGTTGGGCTTGAGCTCGACTTTGCAGCGATCAGAAAAACAGGAAAGAAATCAATGTTGATAGCCGTAGCTGGGATCTCACTTCCTTTTATACTCGGTGTAGGAACATCTTTTGTTCTCAGTGCTACCATAAGCAAAGGAGTCCATCAGCTTCCTTTTATTGTCTTCATGGGTGTTGCCTTATCAATCACTGCCTTTCCTGTGCTTGCTCGTATCCTAGCTGAGCTAAAGCTTCTAACAACCGACATTGGACGTATGGCTATGTCAGCAGCAGGGGTGAACGATGTTGTAGCTTGGATACTCCTTGCGCTTGCTATTGCTGTCTCAGGAGATGACTCTTCTCCGCTTGTATCTGTTTGGGTTCTTCTTTGTGGATCTGGATTTGTGATATTTGCAGTTGTGGCAATCAAACCTCTGCTTGCTTATATGGGTAGACGCTGTCCTGAGGGAGAACCTGTGAAGGAACTCTATGTTTGTGTCACTCTAACCTTGGTTTTATCAGCAAGCTTTGTGACAGACACTATTGGGATACACGCGCTTTTCGGGGCGTTTGTGATAGGAATAGTAACTCCTAAAGAAGGACCATTTTGCAGAGTTTTGACAGAGAAGATAGAGGATCTGGTCTCGGGGCTTCTTCTACCGCTGTATTTTGCGGCTAGCGGTCTCAAAACTGATGTAACAACTATCAGAGGAGGGGTGTCATGGGGACTTCTAGTTCTCGTCATAATCACCACTTGTTTCGGTAAGATTTTTGGAACCGTTGGGGCCGCCATGCTCTGCAAGGTTCCTTTCAGAGAAGCCATGGCACTTGGATTCCTTATGAACACCAAAGGTTTAGTAGAGCTCATTGTTCTTAACATTGGCAAGGACCGGAAG GTGCTGAATGATCAAGCATTTGCGATCTTAGTCCTAATGGCATTGTTCACAACCTTCATTACAACTCCGATTGTGATAGCGATATACAAGCCTGCAAGAAAAGGAGCACCATACAAGCACAAAACCATCCAAAGGAAAGATCATGATTCTGAGCTACGGATACTTGCTTGCTTCCACAGTACCCGCAACATCCCAACATTGATCAATCTGATTGAATCATCAAGAGGAACAGGCAAAAAGGGACGCCTCTGCGTATACGCGATGCATATGATGGAGCTTTCTGAACGGTCATCAGCAATCGCAATGGTTCACAAAGCTCGGAACAACGGACTCCCAATCTGGAACAAGATAGAGAGATCAACAGATCAGATGGTGATTGCCTTCGAGGCTTACCAGCATCTAAGGGCTGTAGCGGTTAGACCCATGACTGCAATATCTGACCTCACTAGCATCCACAAAGACATAATCACAAGCGCGCATCAGAAACGAGTAGCAATGATACTGCTTCCGTTTCACAAGCATCAGAGAGCGGATGGAACAATGGAGTCAATCGGACATGGGTTCCATGAAGTGAACAACCGGATCTTACAACGAGCTCCTTGCTCAGTTGGGATTCTTGTAGACAGAGGACTCGGAGGACCATCCCAGGTTGTAGCCAGCGAAGTGGCTTATAAAGTTGTGGTTCCATTCTTCGGAGGCTTGGACGACAGAGAAGCTCTCGCCTACGGTATGAAAATGGTGGAGCATCCAGGAATCACACTAACCGTTCTCAAATTTGTAGCTGCGAAAGGAACATTGAAGACATTTGAGACGAGTGCGCCCGacgaaaaggagaaaaaagaaaaagagactgATGAAGAGTTTGTGAAGGAGTTGATGAATGATCCAAGAGGAAAGGAGTCCTTGTCTTACGAGGAAAGAGTTGTTGAGAGCAAAGACGATATCAACGCGACGCTCAAGTCGATGAACAAATGCAATCTCTTCGTCGTTGGAAGAACTGCAGCTGTTGTGTCGTTGGTTCACAGTACGGATTGTCCGGAGTTAGGACCAGTTGGCCGTTTGTTGTCTTCATCAGAGTTTTCCACCACTGCGTCGGTGCTCGTTGTTCAGGGATACGATCCAGCAGCAGATACACGGCCGCTCGTTGAGGAAGATGCTAATTACGACCAGTCTTCCAGAGACATTTCTGACACTACCGTGTGA
- the LOC104746103 gene encoding auxin-responsive protein IAA31-like has product MEFSNSCSSFSSSSVDSTKPSPSESSVNLSLSLTFPSTSPQREARQDWPPIKSRLRDSLKGRRLPRRDDDTSLFVKVYMEGVPIGRKLDLCAFSGYESLLENLSHMYDTLIICGKRDRKHHVLTYEDKDGDWMMVGDIPWDMFLETVRRLKITRPERY; this is encoded by the exons ATGGAGTTTTCtaactcttgttcttcattttcttcatccTCTGTCGACAGTACTAAACCTTCACCGTCTGAATCTTCTGTTAATCTCTCCCTTAGCCTTACCTTTCCATCTACTTCTCCACAAAG AGAAGCAAGACAAGATTGGCCACCGATAAAGTCTCGATTAAGAGATTCACTAAAGGGTCGTCGTCTTCCTCGTCGTGATGATGACACATCTCTCTTTGTTAAGGTTTACATGGAAGGTGTCCCCATTGGGAGAAAACTCGACCTTTGTGCATTCTCCGGCTACGAGAGTCTCTTAGAAAACCTCTCTCATATGTATGATACTTTAATCATCT GCGGTAAACGAGATAGAAAACATCATGTTTTGACATATGAAGATAAAGATGGAGACTGGATGATGGTCGGAGATATTCCATGGGA tatGTTTCTTGAAACCGTGAGAAGGCTAAAGATCACGAGACCGGAGAGGTATTAG
- the LOC104746105 gene encoding rhomboid-like protein 14, mitochondrial, whose amino-acid sequence MMSLLWKGIKLETSMGSTEFASMVFALIGMSQGVTLLLAKSLLFFCDYERAYYNEYSVGFSGVLFALKVVLNSQAEDYSSVYGILVPTKYAAWAELVLVQMFVPNASFLGHLGGILAGILYMKLKGSYSGSDPVTLAVRGVTRLVTWPLRFLNGMVRSRRRRITGRGRVGRGETGIAGPGIWRCQSCTYDNSGWLSACEMCGSGRARGNGWSLNQGPALSSSNDLPIDELRRRRVERFS is encoded by the coding sequence ATGATGTCACTTCTCTGGAAAGGTATCAAGCTCGAGACATCTATGGGAAGCACTGAGTTTGCTTCTATGGTTTTTGCACTTATTGGTATGTCTCAAGGAGTCACTTTGCTCTTAGCCAAAtcgcttctcttcttctgcgaCTACGAAAGAGCTTATTACAACGAGTACTCTGTTGGATTCTCTGGTGTTCTCTTTGCTTTGAAAGTTGTTCTTAATTCTCAGGCTGAGGATTACTCCAGTGTTTATGGTATCTTGGTTCCGACAAAGTATGCTGCTTGGGCAGAACTTGTTCTGGTGCAGATGTTTGTACCTAATGCTTCGTTTCTTGGGCATTTGGGTGGGATCCTTGCTGGTATTCTCTATATGAAGCTCAAGGGTTCTTACTCGGGATCTGATCCAGTCACTCTGGCGGTTAGAGGTGTGACACGACTAGTGACTTGGCCATTGAGGTTTTTGAATGGTATGGTTAGGTCTCGGAGAAGAAGGATTACAGGGAGAGGAAGAGTGGGTAGAGGCGAGACTGGGATAGCCGGACCTGGTATTTGGAGATGTCAGTCGTGTACATATGACAATTCTGGTTGGTTAAGTGCTTGCGAGATGTGTGGCtctggacgagctagaggaaatGGATGGTCACTTAATCAGGGACCAGCATTGTCTTCTTCTAATGATCTCCCTATAGATGAGCTGCGCCGTCGAAGAGTTGAAAGGTTTAGTTGA
- the LOC104746102 gene encoding chromatin structure-remodeling complex protein BSH has translation MKALGSSGWKGPVKFRMPTAENLVPIRLDIQSEGQRYKDAFTWNPSDPDNEVVVFAKRTVKDLKLPSAFITQIAQSIQSQLSDFRAYEGQDMYTGEKIIPIKLDLRVNHTLIKDQFLWDLNNFESDPEEFARTLCKDLGVEDPEVGPAVAFAIREQLYEIATQSVASAKESRLSKKSRRGSDHGSASKASGLSMDLVKLFSFKSSVVRKRKDLDVYEPVVDLLTSEEVDALEAREERHAR, from the exons atGAAGGCTTTAGGGTCTAGTGGTTGGAAAGGTCCCGTCAAGTTCAGGAT GCCTACTGCTGAAAACTTGGTACCTATTCGTTTAGACATTCAATCTGAAGGTCAACGTTACAAAGATGCTTTCACTTGGAACCCTtcag ACCCGGATAATGAAGTCGTTGTCTTTGCCAAAAGAACTGTTAAAGACTTGAAACTTCCCTCTGCATTTATCACTCAGATTGCCCAATCTATTCAG TCTCAGCTCTCAGATTTTCGGGCATATGAAGGACAAGATATGTACACTGGTGAAAAGATCATACCAATCAAG CTTGATCTCCGAGTTAACCATACCCTCATCAAAGATCAGTTCTTGTGG GACCTAAACAATTTTGAGAGTGATCCTGAGGAATTTGCGAGAACCTTGTGCAAGGATTTAGGTGTTGAAGATCCCGAAGTTGGA CCTGCTGTTGCCTTTGCAATAAGGGAGCAACTTTACGAG ATTGCAACTCAAAGTGTGGCTTCAGCTAAAGAGAGTAGATTAAGTAAGAAAAGCCGCAGAGGATCTGATCATGGTTCAGCGAG CAAAGCAAGTGGCCTGTCAATGGACTTAGTGAAGTTATTCAGCTTTAAGTCCAGTGTAGTTAG GAAAAGGAAAGACTTGGATGTTTATGAACCAGTGGTGGATCTGCTAACAAGTGAGGAAGTTGATGCGCTTGAAGCCAGGGAAGAAAGACATGCAAGGTAA
- the LOC104746104 gene encoding transcription factor HY5-like yields the protein MSLQRPNGNHSSSSSSPKKHKTEESDEELLMVPDMEAAGSTCVLSSSADDGVNNNQELDTTQNGAVSTAKRRRGRNPVDKEYRSLKRLLRNRVSAQQARERKKVYVSDLESRANELQNNNDQLEEKISTLTNENTMLRKMLINTRPKPDDTNNH from the exons atgtCTCTTCAACGACCTAATGGGAACCActcaagttcttcttcttcacccaagaaacacaaaactG AGGAGAGTGACGAGGAGTTGTTGATGGTTCCTGACATGGAAGCAGCTGGATCGACATGTGTTTTAAGCAGCAGTGCCGACGACGGAGTGAATAATAACCAGGAGCTTGACACGACTCAAAACGGAGCAGTCTCCACAGCTAAACGCCGCCGTGGACGTAACCCAGTTGATAAAGAGTATAGAAGCCTCAAGAG ATTGTTGAGGAACAGAGTATCAGCGCAACAAgcgagagagaggaagaaagtgTATGTAAGTGATTTGGAATCAAGAGCTAACGAGCTACAGAACAACAACGATCAGCTTGAAGAGAAGATATCAACTCTGACGAACGAGAACACAATGCTTCGTAAAATGCTTATTAACACTAGGCCTAAACCTGATGACACCAACAATCACTAA